A genomic window from Xyrauchen texanus isolate HMW12.3.18 chromosome 31, RBS_HiC_50CHRs, whole genome shotgun sequence includes:
- the LOC127624942 gene encoding GTPase IMAP family member 8-like: protein MSGQGQETVVLESCHSSISDKRLTEIRIVLIGGRELFGIEASGKSSTGNIILGRNAFDVERRTARSVQAEGEIHGRHVTVVDTPGWWWHYSVEDTPMFDRLEIMRCPTQCPPGPHVFLLVIPVDSAFPKIYRLALQKQLMFLSEKLWGYTIVLFTSIVPYDDTTFKECLRKWPDFLWILRKCQKRFHVLNINNRDDSTQVFTLLEKIEKMVAQNNGHYFESVSVGDKREIIRDERVKPRILAVRRQKSEPKDCTRDKEQHLTDIRIVILGASWAARSSVGNVILGEEVFEVDDSRTTVRCAVSHADVHGKLLTVVDTPGWYCHSPLEKTPEMDKLEIRRSVYLCPPGPHAILLTVPIAIAFNKLYQTAVEEHMGLLGEKIWSHTIVLFTRGDWLGETSMEERIEIEGEHLQWLMEQCGNRYHVINCKNPTDSTQVKELLEKIEEMVMENNRSHYLPEKERDPSIELELNLKTAKINMKKVSKKRDILKELLKDEKISDVRIVLLGGVGAGKNMLGNIILQGHCFEDMTEEECKKYTITRQCVMHQRTVDRWQVSVVDTPNCSKLTVKNAKEILRSVTVCSPGPHAFLLVLPVRKSFTKRAQQTVEDVMKLLGESVWQHTLILFTYGHWLKDRSVEEYIACEGEALQELVRKCGNRYHVLVNNWGNRSQVIKLLKMIEVMVARNRGKYFTLENKERKPLSESKTLTEEEWNKREDELIERMLEAAVVDLDPEELKQSRKQSITNTIPSFGGDAMSDCNSLFKADLPHPDFKVSQWLWHSKYHAASSGYDSISITSLKVPKMEGDKDVSQSPETKPNQTSDQ from the exons ATGTCTGGACAAGGACAAGAAACAGTGGTGTTGGAAAGTTGCCACTCATCAATTTCTG ACAAAAGACTCACAGAGATAAGAATCGTATTGATTGGGGGCAGGGAGTTATTTGGAATTGAAGCAAGTGGGAAAAGTTCAACAGGAAACATAATTCTGGGAAGAAATGCTTTTGACGTTGAAAGAAGAACTGCACGGTCTGTTCAAGCTGAAGGAGAAATACATGGAAGACATGTTACTGTGGTTGATACTCCAGGCTGGTGGTGGCATTACTCTGTGGAAGACACTCCAATGTTTGATAGACTGGAAATCATGAGATGTCCAACACAGTGTCCTCCTGGACCTCACGTCTTCCTTCTGGTCATTCCTGTAGATTCTGCTTTTCCAAAAATCTATAGACTGGCATTGCAGAAACAGCTTATGTTTTTGTCAGAAAAGCTCTGGGGATACACTATAGTGTTGTTTACCTCTATTGTTCCATATGATGATACAACTTTTAAAGAATGTCTAAGAAAATGGCCAGACTTCCTATGGATTCTAAGAAAGTGTCAGAAAAGATTTCATGTTCTTAATATTAACAACAGGGATGACAGCACTCAGGTATTTACACTGCTGGAAAAAATTGAGAAAATGGTAGCCCAAAACAATGGACATTATTTTGAAAGTGTCTCTGTGGGAGACAAGAGAGAGATAATAAGAGATGAAAGAGTGAAACCAAGAATTCTTGCTGTGAGAAGACAAAAGTCTGAACCAAAAGACTGCACAAGAG aTAAGGAGCAACATCTAACTGATATACGCATTGTGATACTTGGAGCATCATGGGCTGCGAGGAGCTCTGTAGGCAATGTTATTCTCGGTGAAGAAGTTTTTGAAGTTGACGATTCAAGAACAACAGTCCGTTGTGCAGTCAGTCATGCTGATGTACATGGAAAGCTGTTGACAGTGGTCGACACTCCAGGCTGGTACTGTCACAGTCCACTTGAAAAAACACCAGAAATGGACAAACTGGAGATTAGACGCAGTGTGTATCTATGTCCACCTGGTCCACATGCCATTTTGTTAACTGTTCCCATTGCCATAGCATTTAACAAATTGTATCAAACTGCTGTGGAGGAACATATGGGTCTTTTGGGGGAAAAGATCTGGAGCCATACAATCGTGCTGTTCACAAGAGGAGATTGGCTTGGGGAAACAAGCATGGAGGAACGAATTGAAATAGAAGGAGAGCATCTTCAGTGGCTGATGGAACAATGTGGAAACAGATACCATGTTATCAACTGTAAGAATCCCACTGACAGCACTCAAGTCAAAGAACTCCTTGAGAAAATTGAGGAAATGGTGATGGAGAATAACCGAAGTCATTATCTACCAGAAAAGGAGAGAGATCCATCTATTGAGCTTGAACTGAATCTGAAAACTGCCAAAATAAACATGAAGAAAGTAAGCAAGAAAAGAGATATCCTTAAAGAGTTACTTAAGG ATGAGAAAATTTCGGATGTGAGAATCGTGCTTCTTGGAGGAGTAGGGGCTGGAAAGAATATGTTAGGGAACATCATTCtgcaaggacattgttttgaggaTATGACAGAAGAG GAGtgtaaaaaatatacaataacaaggcaatgtgtgATGCACCAGAGGACAGTGGATAGATGGCAGGTCTCTGTGGTTGACACACCAAACTGCTCCAAATTAACAGTGAAAAATGCTAAAGAAATTTTGCGCAGTGTGACAGTTTGCTCACCAGGTCCACATGCATTCCTGCTTGTGTTGCCTGTGCGAAAGTCTTTTACAAAGAGAGCTCAACAAACAGTGGAGGATGTTATGAAGCTTTTGGGGGAAAGTGTCTGGCAACATACTCTGATTTTATTCACTTATGGACACTGGCTAAAGGACAGATCGGTTGAAGAGTACATTGCGTGTGAAGGAGAAGCCTTGCAAGAGTTGGTAAGAAAGTGTGGAAACAGATATCATGTCCTTGTTAACAACTGGGGTAATAGATCTCAAGTCATAAAACTGCTTAAGATGATTGAAGTGATGGTGGCAAGAAACAGAGGTAAATACTTCACTCtagaaaacaaagaaagaaagccacTTAGTGAGTCAAAGACTCTGACTGAAGAGGAGTGGAATAAACGTGAGGATGAACTCATAGAGAGGATGTTGGAGGCAGCGGTGGTGGATCTGGATCCAGAAGAATTAAAGCAGTCACGAAAGCAAAGCATTACCAATACAATCCCTAGTT TCGGTGGAGATGCAATGTCTGATTGCAACAGTTTATTTAAAGCTGACTTACCACATCCTGACTTCAAAGTATCTCAATGGCTCTGGCATTCAAAATATCATGCTGCATCATCTGGATATGACTCCATAAGCATAACAAGCCTTAAAGTTCCAAAGATGGAAGGTGACAAAGATGTATCCCAAAGCCCAGAAACCAAACCAAATCAAACTAGTGACCAGTGA